One genomic window of Glycine soja cultivar W05 chromosome 9, ASM419377v2, whole genome shotgun sequence includes the following:
- the LOC114368301 gene encoding protein MAIN-LIKE 1-like has product MIRTRGLGRALGRAIGKALGRRDASDYDAPSGEGLLHLPERPELKLSSHGRKMAKFGRPATEIEGLETSSFHLPVGEVTITLDDVASLLHVPIVGVFHNFEQLHVNDVVDMLVELLKVSVAEARAETIQCHGSYVRLSWLRDVYHMKIEACHRIVAVQAYLLHLFGCTLFAKKSVTHMQVVFLDALRDLTQSGTYAWAAAAVLVHMYDNLNEASKSTTRQLAGYITLL; this is encoded by the exons ATGATTAGAACTAGAGGTCTTGGTCGTGCTTTAGGCCGAGCAATAGGAAAAGCCCTGGGGAGGAGAGACGCGAGTGACTATGATGCCCCTAGCGGCGAAGGCCTACTACATCTGCCC gaacgTCCTGAGCTGAAGCTATCTTCCCATGGAAGGAAGATGGCTAAGTTCGGGAGGCCTGCTACAGAGATTGAAGGCCTT GAAACTAGTAGTTTCCATTTGCCCGTTGGAGAGGTGACTATCACCTTGGATGACGTCGCGTCATTACTACATGTGCCTATTGTAGGAGTGTTCCACAACTTCGAGCAACTTCATGTCAACGACGTTGTTGACATGTTGGTAGAATTACTCAAGGTCAGTGTTGCAGAGGCGAGAGCTGAGACGATTCAGTGTCATGGCTCTTATGTTCGACTATCATGGCTACGAGACGTGTATCATATGAAGATCGAGGCATGTCACAGGATTGTAGCAGTGCAAGCGTATTTGTTGCATCTTTTTGGATGCACACTCTTTGCTAAAAAGAGTGTCACACACATGCAAGTGGTATTCTTGGATGCACTACGTGACTTGACGCAGAGTGGGACTTACGCTTGGGCCGCTGCTGCAGTACTTGTGCACatgtatgataatttaaatgAGGCATCGAAGAGCACGACGAGGCAGCTTGCAGGATATATCACTCTATTATAG
- the LOC114367474 gene encoding isoprene synthase, chloroplastic-like isoform X1, whose amino-acid sequence MATVFLCLSNQFSSPKPTTPRFSQSKNFMYQTSLANPNPWQVICAMSSQFTQMTQHNGRRSANYQQSHWKFEFLQCLGNDVKHVQMENLEERARKVEEEVRRMINGADTEALRLLELIDEIQRLGLTYKFEKDIFKALEKTISLDENEKHISGLHATALSFRLLRQHGFEVSQDVFKRFKDKEGGFINELKGDMQGLLSLYEASYLGFEGETLLDEARAYSITHLKNNLKVGVNTEVKEQVSHALELPYHRGLNRLEARWFLEKYEPNESHHHILLELAKIDFNLVQVMYQKELRELSRWWSEMGLTSKLKFVRDRLMEVYFWVLGMAPRPQFSECRKAVTKTFALIGIIDDVYDVYGTLDELQLFTDAIERWDVNAMNTLPDYMKLCYLAVYNTVNDTCYSTLKAKGHNNMSYLTKSWCELCKAFLQEAKWSNNKIVPTFSKYLENASVSSSGMALLTASYFSVCQQQDISNQQALCSLTNFQGLVRSSSNIFRLCNDLATSAAELETGETANSITCYMHEKDTSEEQAREELTNLIDAEWKKMNREFVSNSTLPKAFKEIAINMARVSHCMYQYEDGLGRPGYTTENKIKLLLIDPVPIN is encoded by the exons ATGGCAACTGTCTTTTTATGCTTGTCTAATCAATTTTCGTCCCCAAAACCTACTACTCCTAGATTTTCACAAAGTAAGAACTTCATGTACCAAACATCTCTTGCAAATCCCAATCCTTGGCAAGTTATTTGTGCGATGAGTTCTCAATTTACCCAAATGACACAACACAATGGTCGACGTTCAGCTAATTACCAGCAAAGCCActggaaatttgaatttctgcagTGTTTGGGAAATGACGTTAAG CATGTACAAATGGAAAATCTGGAAGAGAGAGCAAGAAAGGTGGAGGAGGAGGTGCGACGCATGATCAATGGAGCAGACACAGAAGCATTAAGGTTACTGGAATTGATTGACGAAATCCAACGGCTGGGATTGACCTACAAGTTTGAGAAGGACATATTCAAAGCCCTAGAGAAGACTATTTCGTTGGATGAGAATGAGAAACACATAAGTGGGCTTCATGCTACTGCTCTCAGCTTCCGTTTACTTAGACAACATGGCTTCGAGGTTTCCCAAg ATGTGTTTAAGAGATTTAAAGACAAGGAAGGAGGTTTCATTAATGAACTTAAAGGTGACATGCAAGGATTATTGAGTCTATATGAAGCATCTTATCTTGGTTTCGAGGGAGAAACTCTTTTGGATGAAGCAAGAGCATATTCAATAACACATCTAAAAAACAACCTAAAAGTAGGTGTAAACACCGAAGTGAAAGAACAAGTTAGTCATGCACTCGAACTTCCTTATCATCGAGGACTGAATAGACTAGAAGCACGATGGTTCCTTGAAAAATATGAGCCAAATGAATCCCACCATCATATACTACTCGAGCTTGCAAAGATCGATTTCAATTTGGTGCAAGTAATGTACCAAAAAGAGTTGCGAGAACTGTCAAG GTGGTGGAGTGAGATGGGGCTGACAAGCAAGTTGAAGTTTGTCCGAGACAGATTAATGGAAGTCTATTTTTGGGTGTTGGGAATGGCACCTCGTCCTCAATTTAGTGAATGTCGTAAAGCTGTCACTAAAACGTTTGCATTGATCGGCATTATCGACGATGTATATGACGTGTATGGTACTTTAGACGAGCTACAACTCTTCACCGATGCTATTGAGAG ATGGGACGTGAATGCCATGAATACACTTCCAGACTACATGAAGTTGTGTTATTTGGCCGTCTATAACACCGTCAATGACACATGTTATAGCACCCTGAAAGCAAAAGGGCATAACAATATGTCCTATTTGACAAAATCT TGGTGTGAATTGTGCAAAGCATTCCTCCAAGAAGCAAAATGGTCAAACAACAAAATCGTTCCAACATTCAGTAAGTACCTAGAAAATGCATCCGTTTCCTCCTCAGGTATGGCTTTGCTTACTGCTTCATACTTCTCCGTGTGCCAACAACAAGACATCTCAAACCAACAAGCTCTTTGTTCTTTAACTAATTTCCAAGGCCTTGTGCGTTCCTCATCCAACATTTTTAGACTCTGCAATGATCTAGCTACCTCAGCG GCTGAGCTAGAGACAGGTGAAACAGCAAATTCAATAACGTGCTATATGCATGAGAAGGACACTTCTGAGGAGCAAGCACGTGAAGAGTTGACAAATTTGATCGATGCGGAGTGGAAGAAGATGAATCGAGAGTTCGTTTCGAATTCTACACTTCCAAAAGCTTTTAAGGAAATAGCTATTAACATGGCTCGGGTTTCCCATTGCATGTATCAATACGAAGACGGACTTGGAAGGCCCGGCTACACCACAGAGAACAAAATCAAGTTGCTGCTAATAGATCCTGTTCCCATTAACTAA
- the LOC114367474 gene encoding isoprene synthase, chloroplastic-like isoform X2, producing the protein MATVFLCLSNQFSSPKPTTPRFSQSKNFMYQTSLANPNPWQVICAMSSQFTQMTQHNGRRSANYQQSHWKFEFLQCLGNDVKHVQMENLEERARKVEEEVRRMINGADTEALRLLELIDEIQRLGLTYKFEKDIFKALEKTISLDENEKHISGLHATALSFRLLRQHGFEVSQDVFKRFKDKEGGFINELKGDMQGLLSLYEASYLGFEGETLLDEARAYSITHLKNNLKVGVNTEVKEQVSHALELPYHRGLNRLEARWFLEKYEPNESHHHILLELAKIDFNLVQVMYQKELRELSRWWSEMGLTSKLKFVRDRLMEVYFWVLGMAPRPQFSECRKAVTKTFALIGIIDDVYDVYGTLDELQLFTDAIERWDVNAMNTLPDYMKLCYLAVYNTVNDTCYSTLKAKGHNNMSYLTKSWCELCKAFLQEAKWSNNKIVPTFSKYLENASVSSSGLVRSSSNIFRLCNDLATSAAELETGETANSITCYMHEKDTSEEQAREELTNLIDAEWKKMNREFVSNSTLPKAFKEIAINMARVSHCMYQYEDGLGRPGYTTENKIKLLLIDPVPIN; encoded by the exons ATGGCAACTGTCTTTTTATGCTTGTCTAATCAATTTTCGTCCCCAAAACCTACTACTCCTAGATTTTCACAAAGTAAGAACTTCATGTACCAAACATCTCTTGCAAATCCCAATCCTTGGCAAGTTATTTGTGCGATGAGTTCTCAATTTACCCAAATGACACAACACAATGGTCGACGTTCAGCTAATTACCAGCAAAGCCActggaaatttgaatttctgcagTGTTTGGGAAATGACGTTAAG CATGTACAAATGGAAAATCTGGAAGAGAGAGCAAGAAAGGTGGAGGAGGAGGTGCGACGCATGATCAATGGAGCAGACACAGAAGCATTAAGGTTACTGGAATTGATTGACGAAATCCAACGGCTGGGATTGACCTACAAGTTTGAGAAGGACATATTCAAAGCCCTAGAGAAGACTATTTCGTTGGATGAGAATGAGAAACACATAAGTGGGCTTCATGCTACTGCTCTCAGCTTCCGTTTACTTAGACAACATGGCTTCGAGGTTTCCCAAg ATGTGTTTAAGAGATTTAAAGACAAGGAAGGAGGTTTCATTAATGAACTTAAAGGTGACATGCAAGGATTATTGAGTCTATATGAAGCATCTTATCTTGGTTTCGAGGGAGAAACTCTTTTGGATGAAGCAAGAGCATATTCAATAACACATCTAAAAAACAACCTAAAAGTAGGTGTAAACACCGAAGTGAAAGAACAAGTTAGTCATGCACTCGAACTTCCTTATCATCGAGGACTGAATAGACTAGAAGCACGATGGTTCCTTGAAAAATATGAGCCAAATGAATCCCACCATCATATACTACTCGAGCTTGCAAAGATCGATTTCAATTTGGTGCAAGTAATGTACCAAAAAGAGTTGCGAGAACTGTCAAG GTGGTGGAGTGAGATGGGGCTGACAAGCAAGTTGAAGTTTGTCCGAGACAGATTAATGGAAGTCTATTTTTGGGTGTTGGGAATGGCACCTCGTCCTCAATTTAGTGAATGTCGTAAAGCTGTCACTAAAACGTTTGCATTGATCGGCATTATCGACGATGTATATGACGTGTATGGTACTTTAGACGAGCTACAACTCTTCACCGATGCTATTGAGAG ATGGGACGTGAATGCCATGAATACACTTCCAGACTACATGAAGTTGTGTTATTTGGCCGTCTATAACACCGTCAATGACACATGTTATAGCACCCTGAAAGCAAAAGGGCATAACAATATGTCCTATTTGACAAAATCT TGGTGTGAATTGTGCAAAGCATTCCTCCAAGAAGCAAAATGGTCAAACAACAAAATCGTTCCAACATTCAGTAAGTACCTAGAAAATGCATCCGTTTCCTCCTCAG GCCTTGTGCGTTCCTCATCCAACATTTTTAGACTCTGCAATGATCTAGCTACCTCAGCG GCTGAGCTAGAGACAGGTGAAACAGCAAATTCAATAACGTGCTATATGCATGAGAAGGACACTTCTGAGGAGCAAGCACGTGAAGAGTTGACAAATTTGATCGATGCGGAGTGGAAGAAGATGAATCGAGAGTTCGTTTCGAATTCTACACTTCCAAAAGCTTTTAAGGAAATAGCTATTAACATGGCTCGGGTTTCCCATTGCATGTATCAATACGAAGACGGACTTGGAAGGCCCGGCTACACCACAGAGAACAAAATCAAGTTGCTGCTAATAGATCCTGTTCCCATTAACTAA